The nucleotide sequence AAGGGTGGAATAAAAGTTTGCGGGTTGATCAGCGAATGGAACGAATCTACTACCCGCTGACCGTCGTGCCGAAAAATGGCGATTTCAGTGATGCGGGTGGGGCCTTTTACCCCACCCGTTGTTTCAATATCGACGATTGCGTACAAGAAAAACGTGAATTATAATAATATACGAAATAGTAGCTTTTTTAAACCAGGAATCAAGACCTTGATTTGTCTTAACCCTTACCGCAAAAATAGAAAAAACCCCGTCAAGCGACGGGGTTTTTATTACAATCCTGCTAGGTACCTATCGACCTTATACATAATTTCCAGATCTCTCAATCCAACTGAAATACAATCGGCAGCGTAAACCGCACCCGAACCGGGCGTCCTGACTGCTTACCCGGCATCCAGTTGGGCATCAGGTTTATGACTCGTAAGGCTTCCTCGTCACAGCCAAAGCCAATGCCTTTGATTGCTTTGGCACGCTCGATTTTTCCATCTGTACCCACCGTAAATTCGACAAACACCTTACCCTGTATACCGGCTTGCGCGGCCGCGCGGGGGTACCTTAGGTTTTTTTGCAGGAATTGGGCGAACGCCTGACTGCCCCCAATGAATTCGGGCTGTTGCTCGGCAGAGAGCAGCGTCTTTTCTTCTTCGGGCTTCGCCTCCACGATACGCCCTAGCCCTTTGTCTGCAACCTCAGCGGGTGGAACGACTAATTCCTCAATCACATCTCCTTCAACCGTTTCCTGACCTGGCTGTGCATTTTCTAGCATTTCGACAGTCGGTGGCTGGTGCTCAATCAAAACCTGCTCGTCGGGTAATACGACGGGCGGCAATGAACGCACGGTTTTTACTGTTGGTGGTGGCGTTTCCAGTACGGGCGGCGGAATCAGGATTTTCTCAGGCTTAATCCTGATTGTTTTGGCCTCTACCATAAAGGCTACGTCTTTCTCATTCGCTTCTGGTTTCAAACGGGCGTATAGTTCAGGGAGTAGAAAAATAAGCAGAAACAAACCTACCCCGATGAATGTAGCGCGTTGCACGTTGCCTCCATAGTCGCGGCGCAAGGCGTAGGCGCCATACGACTTGTTACGATTCTCGAATACGATGTCGTTCAGTGATTCTTCCATGGCTAACAGATGTTTATGTTCAACACTTAATTGCTCTAATACATCCGAATCAATCTCACCGCGCAACGACTCAATCACCCGCTCGAGCGGCTGCCCTTCCCAGAGCCGCTCTTCGGCTTCACAGGCCAAATGATCCAATAGTTCAGGTAACAGTTTTCTGCTCAAACCACTAGCGCTCAGATAGCGGTTAAGTTCGGCAATGCGATGGTCGTCAAGTCGTTTCATAGGTTTAGGATTGTGGGGTTGGGTTAACTGCGCTCGGGAGCGAGGCCGGGAATGGCACCGTCCTGCGGGGATAAAAGCAATTTGATTGCTTCCATAAAACGTTCGAGGTCATTGGTTTTGGTGCGCGCTGTAGCTGTTCCCTGGCTGGTCAGGGTATAGTACTTGCGCATTCGGCCATCCACCGCTTCGGATTCGGTCAGCAACAGGCCTTCCTGTTCAAGTTTGTGCAATACCGGGTAGAGTGCCCCGAACGTCAGCGTTATTTCACCAGCAGTGCGCTCCTTTACCTGCTGGGTGATTTCATACCCATACATCCGGCCATTTTCAGACAATAAATTCAATACAATGGTTTTCAAGGTACCCCTTACGTACTCGTTACTCGTGCTGTTTTCCATGCTATTCTGGTTCGGCCACCCACCTAGGTAGGCTTTTGTTTGTGATTAGTGATTGTTGTTTTGTACTTTGCCTTTGTCAATAAAATGACTGAACAAATATATATAAGTTTTTTATATATACAATAACTTTCTGAGAATTAATTTAACCTTCTTCATCCAGGGGTATCGAACGGTTAATGCGTTCATCGAGTGAAATAAACGTTTCGGTTCTCTGGATTCCCTTCACTTTCTGGATTTTATCGTGTAGTACCTCGCGGAGGTGTCCGGTATCGCGGCAGACGATCTTGGCAAAAATGCTGTAAATACCCGTTGTGTAGTGAATGTTGACAACTTCAGGAATTGTTTCCAAGTCTGCTGCCACTTCCTCGTATAGCGAACTTTTGTCCAGATATACTCCCAGGAAGGCACTGATATCCCAGCCTAGTTTGGCGGGATCAATGAGCAGTTGAGAACCTTTGACGATGCCCATCTGCTCCATCTTCTTCATACGGACATGTACCGTCCCACCCGACACGAATACCCTTTTGCCGATCTCGGTGTAGGGTAATCCGGCGTTTTGCATCAGGAGGGAAAGAATCTTTAAATCGGTATTGTCAATTTCTGAATTTTTGTTCATTTTTCGGCTAAATATTTTGAATCACCTAATCAAAGGAGCTATTTTTTGAATTTAATCTAAATTTTACCAATTTTTTATGAAAATATTTTAATTATTTAGTCATGTCACTTACCTTTGCAAGGTCAATATAAAGAAACGGTTCCCCATTCTTCATTATTGACGTCGTTTTTTGCTTTATTGTAGGATGATGAAACTGGCAGCCATGCCCTCCTGTCTCGGGGGTGGTGATTCCGGGATAAACACGATATAATGCCGACTTGTCGACTGGGGTTGACCACCAAGTATTTGTATCGCGGCTAACCGCACCGTGGGTGGTTCGACTCCCCCTCCTACAGCTTTTTTCAATTATGAATCGCTAATTGAGGGAATGAGAGAAAATTTAGTGATTTCTGTTCTCTTATTCACTCAATTAAAATTCAAAATTGATCTCCCATTTGGTTTTTAGTTTGTTGATGAAGTGTAATTTGACACGCGGGTTCGCCTTGAAACCTGCGTGTTTTCATTTTGGGCTGTGGGACAGGCTGGGTTGCGTTCAGCGCATTGCCTGTTTTTGTTTTCCCAATTACATGGGCAGGAATTCTACTTCCGCCCGTAATTCAAAAATCCCTACCTTTCGGCCTGAACCGACTCCCCTACCCCACTGATGATTCAGAATGACGCAGTCCTGCTCGGCATCCTGATGCTCACGCTCGGACTGATTTTCTATACTGCAACCCTCCCCCAAAAAGGATGGACGAAATTTTACGGTGTAGTACCCCCGCTCCTGCTTTGCTATTTCCTGCCAGGTGTATACAACTCCCTCGGGCTCATCAATGGTGCCGAATCGCAGCTATATCCCGTTGTCTCACGATATCTGCTACCCGCCTGCCTGGTCTTTTTTACCTTGGGTATGGATTGGAAATCGCTGGCCCGACTCGGCCCTCCCGCCGTAATTATGATGCTGGCGGGTACGGTAGGCGTCATGTTGGGCGGCCCCATTGCCCTGTGGACCGTGAGCGAACTCAGCCCCGTCACCGTGCAGGGCGAGGGTCCCGAAGCCGTTTGGCGCGGACTGGCGACTATCGCCGGCAGCTGGATCGGGGGAGGTGCCAATCAGACGGCCCTCAAGGAGGTCTTTCAGCCCAGCGACCGTTTGTTCTCCCAGATCGTTGCGGTGGATGTGTTGGCAGCCGAACTGTGGATGGCCGTGTTGATTTACGGCGCAGGGTACGCTTCCCGCATCGATGCCCTACTGCGTGCCGATAGTAGCCGCATTGCCGACGTTCAGCAACGACTCGAAGGTCTGCAACTGGCCCACCAGCGCATTCCGTCCACCGCGGACCTGATCCAGTTGGGAGCCGTTGGGTTTGGGGCCACGGGCTTTGCTCATTGGCTGGCCGGCATCATTACCCCCTACCTTGCCGAACATTATCCCACATGGGCAAAGTACAGCCTTACTTCCTCTTTCTTCTGGGTGGTGGGGTTGGTCACGTTGCTGGGAATTCTGTTCTCCCTTACGCCTATCCGAAAACTCGAACATGCAGGAGCCTCACGAGTAGGAAGTGTGTTTCTGTATTTATTAGTGGCTACCATCGGTATGCAAATGGATCTGCGGGCGGTGGCCGATAACCCCGGACTCTTTGCTATCGGTCTTATCTGGATGTTGGTTCATGCTGCCTTTGTGATCGGAGTAGCCCGTCTTTTCAAAATCCCATTCTTTTTTGCGGCGGTAGGTAGCCAGGCCAATGTGGGGGGCTCGGCTTCTGCTCCAGTCGTGGCTGCTGCATTTCATCCCTCGCTGGCCCCGGTTGGAGTTTTGCTTTCTATTCTTGGGTACGCCCTGGGCACTTATGCAGGGTACCTCACGGCTCTCCTCATGCAATGGGTAAGCGAGGGAATTTGAAACAGTCTCCGTAAAAATTAGGGCATTAAAGCGTATCTTTGCACGAAATTTCCCGATGAAAGACTATCGGTTGCGCATGCGGGAAGTTCGAACACACCCAATATATCATTCCAATCGACCAATAAAGCTTAAAGCGCATTGCTTACAGCCTACCGCTATTAGTACCTTTCAATGAAGAACATACGCAATTTTTGCATTATTGCCCACATTGACCACGGCAAAAGTACCCTGGCCGACCGTCTGCTGGAATATACCAACACCGTGACCCACCGCGAAATGCAGGCCCAGTTGCTCGACAACATGGACCTGGAACGCGAACGGGGAATTACTATCAAGAGCCACGCGATCCAGATGGATTACCTGCTCAATGGCGAGCAGTACACCCTCAATCTGATTGACACGCCCGGCCATGTGGATTTCTCCTACGAAGTTTCCCGCTCCATCGCCGCCTGCGAAGGGGCTCTGCTGCTGGTAGACGCCTCGCAGGGTATTGAAGCCCAGACCATCTCCAACCTCTACCTGGCGATCAACCATGATCTGATCATAATTCCGGTTCTGAATAAAATTGACTTGCCAGGTGCCATGCCTGAGGAGGTCACGGACCAGATCGTGGACCTGATCGGCTGTGACCGCGATGAGATCATCCACGCCAGCGGTAAAGAGGGGATCGGGGTACCTGAGATTCTGGAAGCCATCGTACACCGTATACCGGCGCCGAAAGGCGATCCTGAAGCACCCTTACAAGCCCTGATATTCGATTCGGTTTTCAACTCCTACCGGGGCATCGAGGTAATCTTCCGAATCAAAAACGGCAGTGTGCGAAAGGGCGATAAAGTGAAATTTATGGCCACTGGCAAAGAATATATCGCCGATGAAATAGGAACGTTGCGGCTCCAGCAGCAACCCAAGGACGTAGTAGAATGCGGCGATGTGGGGTACCTCATATCGGGCATCAAGGTGGCCCGCGAGGTAAAGGTAGGCGATACCTTCACGCACATTCACCGTCCTTCCACGGCTATGATCCGGGGTTTTGAAGAAGTAAAACCGATGGTTTTTGCGGGAATATATCCCGTCGATACCAGTGAATACGAAGAACTGCGGGAGGCCATGGAAAAGCTTCAGCTCAACGATGCCTCGCTGGTGTGGGAGCCCGAAACCTCCGCCGCCCTCGGTTTCGGTTTTCGCTGCGGCTTCCTGGGCATGCTGCACATGGAAATTGTGCAGGAACGTCTGGAACGCGAGTTCGATATGACGGTGATCACCACGGTACCTTCTGTGCAATTCACGGTACACAACACACGTGGCGAAACCCTGAGCGTAAGCGCGCCCTCGGAAATGCCCGAGCCCAATTTCATCAAATCCATTGAAGAACCATTCATCAATGCCCAGATCATTTCCAAATCGGAATACGTGGGTGCCATCATGACGTTGTGCATGGACAAGCGGGGTATGCTGAAGAATCAGATCTACCTGACCTCCGACCGGGTTGAGCTGCAGTTCTCCATGCCGCTGGCCGAGGTGGTTTTTGATTTTTTCGACAAACTCAAAACCATTTCACGCGGCTACGCCTCGCTCGATTATGAGCTCTCTGGTTACCAGGAATCCGATATGGTGAAGCTCGACGTGATGCTCAATGGTGACCGGGTAGATGCTTTATCGGCCATCGTTCACCGTTCCAAGGCGTATGAATGGGGCAAGAAACTTTGCGAAAAATTACGTGAGCTAATTCCAAGGCAGATGTTTGAGATTGCGATCCAGGCCGCTATTGGACAAAAAATCATCGCCAGGGAAACGGTGAAGGCCATGCGTAAGGACGTACTCGCCAAATGCTACGGCGGCGATATTTCGCGGAAGCGGAAACTGCTTGAAAAACAGAAGAAAGGCAAAAAACGGATGCGTCAGGTGGGTAACGTCGAGATCCCCCAGGAGGCGTTTATGGCCGTTTTGAAAATAAACTAGGCTCATCTCCAGACTTACATTTTATGAACAAAAGGACGGGTGTATCGTCCTTTTGTTGTATTTTTGGCTGACTATCGTAAAAAATTCCTAAGACAAAACACTCTACAAAAATCATATGGCAGAGGTAATTCGAATGCCCAAAATGAGCGACACCATGGAAGAAGGTGTCATTGCGGAATGGCATAAAAAAGTTGGCGACGAGGTAAAATCCGGCGATATTCTGGCTGAGGTCGAGACCGACAAAGCTACCATGGACATGGAGGCTTACCAGGAAGGTACCCTCCTGTATATTGGTGTGCAGAAAGGCGATGCCGTGCCTGTCAATGGGGTAATGGCTGTCGTCGGTGAGAAGGGCGAGGACTACAAAGCCTTGCTTGATGAAAAAGCCAACGGCTCAAACGGGCAGTCGGAAGGTAAAGCGGAAGAGAAAAAAGAAGACAAACCCGCTGTATCTGCCAATGGAACAGAAAAGATCACTCCGAAAGAACTAAAATCAGCCCCTAAAGCAGCAAAACCAGCGCCCTCCCAGGAAAAAATTAACGCCACGCTCATTCGAATGCCCAAAATGAGCGATACCATGGAGGAAGGTGTATTGGTGTCGTGGCAGAAAAAAGTGGGCGATAAGGTGGCTTCGGGCGATATACTGGCCGAAGTCGAAACCGACAAGGCCACTATGGATTTGGAAGCCTACGAAGAGGGTACCCTCCTCTTTACTGGCATCAAAGAAGGAGAAGCCGTGCCCGTCAACTCCATCATTGCCGTAATCGGTGAGGAAGGCGCGGACTTCCAGGCACTCATAGATCGCGAAAATGGCTCCGGCGACGCGGAAGAAGAAAAAGCGACCGACCATCCCGAAACGGTAACGCCTTCCGCTGAAAGTCCCAGCAGTGGTGGTACCTCAACGGTCTCTGCCGAAGACTCGGGTGATCGCATCAAAGCCTCGCCGCTGGCCCGCCGCCTCGCCGAAGAAAAAGGCATTAATCTAAGCCAGGTAGAAGGCTCCGGCGACAACGGTCGTATTATTAAGCGTGATGTGGACGAGTTCAAACCCTCGGCCCAACCCGCTCCCGCCGCCGAAAAAGCCCAGTCCGCTCCGGCCCCCGCCAAAGCCCCGTCCCCCGAAGTGGCCCCGGCTGGCAACTACGAGGATCTGCCCATTTCGCAAATGCGCAAAACCATCGCCCGTCGCCTCAGCGACAGCCTTTTCACGGCTCCGCATTTCTACCTGACCATGGAAATCAACATGGACAAGGCCATGGCGTTGCGGCCTACATTAAATGCCGTAAGTACCTCGAAGATTTCATTCAATGACATGGTGATCAAAGCCTGCGCCATCGCCTTGCGTCAGCACCCGGCGGTCAATTCAGCCTGGCTGGGCGATAAGATTCGTAAATACGATTTCGTGAACATAGGGGTAGCTATCGCCGTAGAGGAAGGGCTGTTGGTACCCGTAGTGCGTGACGCCGATAAGAAAACGCTTTCGGTAATTTCGGGTGAAGTGAAGGAGTACGCCGGCAAGGCCAAGGACAAAAAGCTACAGCCCAAAGACTGGGAGGGTAATACGTTCTCAGTTTCGAACCTGGGTATGTTTGGCATCGATGAATTCACCGCCATCATCAATCCGCCCGATTCGTGTATCCTAGCCGTAGGTACCATCAAACAGACCGCTGCGTTTAAGGAGGACGGTTCCGTGTACCCCGTCAACATCATGAAGGTGACGCTTTCCTGCGACCACCGCGTTGTGGACGGAGCCACGGGCGCTCAATTCCTGCAAACCGTGAAGAAGTTGCTGGAAGAGCCGATGAGTATGCTAGTGTAGTGGATCATGTTCAATGATTTTTCTTGGGAGAACCAAACTTTTTGGTTCTCCTTTTTTTGTTAAATACAGCGTCAAATTAACCATTCACGTGGATTTGATCAGCGCAACCAGTAAATTCGGAGTATAAAAATCAATAGCTTTTATGAACCGACTCGACCGGCTGACCGCCCTTCTGATCCAACTCCAGTCCAAGCGCATCGTCAAGTCACAGGAAGTCGCTGAGCGGTTTGGGATAAGCCTCCGGACCGTGTACCGCGATATACGTACCCTGGAGCTGGCGGGGGTACCTCTCATTGGCGAGGCCGGTATCGGCTATTCCATCATGCAGGGCTACCGGTTGCCGCCCGTCCAATTTACACGAGAAGAAGCCATGTCGTTTGTGACGGCGGAGAAACTGGTGAATAAATTGACCGATCCGGAAACCCGCACCTCCTACCAATCGGCTCTCTATAAAATCAAATCCGTACTCAGATCCACGGACAAAGAACTGCTGGACGACCTCAGTGACCGAATCGCGGTGGTAGATGATCCTTATTTACCCAAAGACCGTCATCAAATGTCCATCGAGACCATCCTGAACTGCATCTCTGAAAAGAAGGTGATCCGCCTGCACTATATTTCCATGACCAGTCCGGATATGACCGAACGCATCATCGAACCCGTAGGCATTTATTCCAGCGGTGCCTATTGGTACCTGATTGCCTGGTGCCGACTCCGCGAGGGCTATCGCAACTTCCGCACCGACCGCGTTCAGTCCATGGAGGTACTTTCAGAAAGATTCGAGACCCTCCACCCGGCGCTCCAGAGCTTCATCGAGCGAACACGCCGTGAACGAACTCTGCACAAAGCGGTAATCCGGCTGGATAGAGTCGCGCAGCGTTATCTGGGCGATCATCACTACTACAATGGTTTCGTTTCTCAAACCGATGCAGGCGATCAAATCGAAATGACTTTTCTGACGGAATCATTGAACGGCCTGGCGCATTGGTTCGTTTGGCTGGGTCAGGCCGCAGACATCGTCGAACCCGAAGAATTGAAGGAATTGGTGCTGGAGAAGCTCGAAAAAACACGGCAGCGACTCTTGACAAAAGTATCCGAACCCTGCTGACATAGGGCTGTCATTGGTCGGTGTGATCTTTGTAGCATCACTAAACGAACGATAAAGTATGATCTCCTTCATTGAAGCATTCCAAAAAGAACTGGCCGACGAATCCAAAGAAACCCACCGCATGCTGGCCATTGTACCCGCCGATAAAATGGATTGGCAGCCTCACCCCAAGAGCATGACAATCAAGGCCCTCTCTACCCATTTGGCCGACATTGCATCCTGGATTTCTGCCATCCTTGACCAGGATGAATGGGATCTGGCCAAGGCTGAAGAACCGGTTGACTGCAAAAACGCCGAGGATCTTCTGAAGAAATTCGACAAAGGGCTAAGTCGTTCCCAAGAAGCACTTAGCCATGCTTCGGATGCCGTTTTACAAAAACGCTGGCTACTTCGTGCAGGCGATGATGTGTACCTTGATATTGAGAAATGGGAAGCCATTCGCCACGCCTTTGGGCAAAATGCCCACCACCGTGCTCAACTCGGCGTATTCCTGCGGCTATTGGATATTCCGATTCCCGGTCCCTACGGTCCGAGTGCCGACGAAATGGCAATGATGGCTGCCGAAGAACAAAGTTAAGTACGGTTTCACCCACTGTTTTTCTACCGGCTGGACAGATTTTCAGAATCTGTCCAGCCGGTATTTTTTTATGGATTATTTGGAATTGTAATTTTTAATTCTACATTTGTAGAATAGAATCTAGAAACGTAGAATATGAAACTTACTGAAACGGAAGAAACCCTCATGGGGTACCTTTGGCAACTGGGAAAAGCCTTTATGAAAGACCTGCTGGATGCCTACCCGGAGCCCAAGCCTGCCCCGACCACGGTAGCTACCTTGCTCCGTCGCATGATCGACAAGCATTTTGTGGCCTACACCGAATTTGGCAATTCGCGGCAGTACTATCCGCTGGTCAGTAAGCACGATTACTTCACGACGCACCTCGACGGACTGATTACCAACTTTTTCGATAATTCCTCGGCCCAGTTTGCGTCGTTTTTCACCCAGTCTTCGAATCTGACGAAGGCTGAATTGGAGGATTTGAAGAAAATCATCGACGACCAAATCAAAAAACGGAACGCATGATTACCTACCTGCTGAAAGTCACGCTGTGCTCGGGATGCCTGCTGCTGTTTTACCGGCTGGTACTGGAACGAGAAAAGATGTTCCGCTTCAATCGGTTTTATTTACTGGGTACCCTGATGCTGTCGTTGGTTTTGCCCTGGGTACCCCTGGAAATTCTGGTGGCACAAAATCTGTTTACACCCCCTCCTGCGGCCGTAGCCCTGGCCGAGCAGGGCATTCAGGCGCGCTACACGGTGGCCCTGATTTCTGAACCCGACCTTTCCCAAAGTTTCCAGTGGAGCTGGCTTGTGGGTACCTTGTACGTATTGGTCAGCGGCGGGCTGCTGTTTCGGTTTAGCCGGAATATTATTCGTTTGGTGCAAAGCATCCGTACCCACGAAGTAAGAGGGTTGGAGAAAATGAAACTGGTTTTGGTCAATGAACCTACCTTACCCCATAGCTTTTTGAACTACGTCTTTTTATCCAAAGGTACCTTCCTGCAAGGTACCCTCGAGAGGGAAATCCTGGATCATGAACGCGCTCACGTCCGCCAACTTCACACCCTGGATATTCTCTTGATCGAGTTTCTAAAAGTGATTTTCTGGTTCAACCCGGCCTTCTATCTCTATCGGAATGCCATTGCCCTCAACCACGAGTTTCTGGCTGATGAAGCTGTGATCGACGCCTGCCGCGATGTGCCCACCTACCAGTACCTGCTCCTTCAAAAAGCGACCTATGTCTCCGACCAACCCTTTACCAGTCAATTCAACTATTCCTTCACCAAAAAAAGATTCGTCATGATGAACAGACAAACTTCCCACAGACGCTCTCTCTTGATCAAGGGTACCCTGGTACCCCTACTGGCCGTGATTTTCTTTGCATTCAGCGATTTAACGCTGGCCCAGATTGCGCCGCCGCCACCGCCAGTTGAAAAAGCGCCGCCACCTCCGCCTATTGAAAGGGGTACCTCGTCCGATGCAGTGAAAGAGTATAACGCTCTGGTTGACAAATACATTGATAGATCAAAAAAACGCGATTTCATTCAGGAGCCTTCGAAGGTAGATGGGGACAGAATGGAAACCCTACTGGCTGCTATGACTCAAGAACAAAAGGTCTCGTTGGATTATACAATCCATAAGATAAAGCCCTTGTTCAGAGCTACTCCCACCGAGGCTGAATACGAGAAATATAAAAATCCGCAAGTGTATGGTGTCTGGATCGACGAAAAAAAGGTGCCGAATACCGCATTAGACAAATATAAGCCTACCGATTTTTCACAGGTTTTTGTGAGTAAAGTATATCCGAACGCACAGCCAAAAACAGGGTATAAATACAAATACCAACTGGATTTGATGACTAATGCTCACTATGAAAAATATCGAAAGGAAACGTTGGAAAATCCCAAAAAGTACATTGTCTTGAAAAAAGATCGATTCTGAAATTCGTTTTGGCGGCGGATGGAAACATCCGCCGCCACCTAAACAACACGCACTAATGAGAAACAAGAACCTCTAACTTGGCCAATTTCTGCTCCAAAGCCGCTCCGTGCAAATCCTTAGCCACTACTTTCCCAACCGTCCCGACCAACACAGTGGTTGGAAAACTGCTGACATTATAAGTTTTAATAAGCTTGTTTGTAGAATCTGACAAAATTTGCGGCCAGTCCAGCGGGCGTTTTTTCAAAAATCGGGATAAAGAAGCCGGGGTATCATTCCCGGCAATGCTGACAAACGCTACTTTGCTTTTGTCAATGCCCTTATAAATCCGCTGCAGCTCAGGCAGCTCCTGGACGCAGGGCTTACACCAGGTACCCCAGAAATCAATGAAGAGGTACCTACCTTTATAATCACGCATTGAAATCGAATTTTCTGTCTGAAATTCTTTGACATCAAATGGTCGGAACGGGTACCCTGCCTTTAAAGAATATTCCCGCTCATCAGGATTGACTGTGGAAAATTGTAATGCATTATGATACAAGCTCACTCCCTCGTTCCGGTATTGGACTTTATTAAGAATACTTCCCAGGGTTAGTAAATCTCCCTTCTTGATGAATTCAGGGTGCTCATATTTTTTGGTAGAATCCTTTTCCAGCAACACAAAACTAGCATGTTCAAAAGTTGGTATCCGGCTTCCACCAGCGATTGCAATTTCGTATTTTTCTCCCCCTATCTTTATTTGTGTCCGGGCATGAATAGGGAAATAATACAGGAAATCCATCCCGGCGGGTTCGAAAGGCATACGTTTGATCATGATGGGAATCCGTTTGTTCACTAGCTTACCTCCCTCGTATACCTCGTAAGTGAAGTACTTCTTTTCTGCTTCCTGATAAGTTTCGATCGACTCTAAATTGTTTTTATAAGCTACCGCTGGGTAAAAAGGAATTTCATCACTAAAATCAAGATCGTTATCTGTATCAACCATCACGGCGGCATTGCCTTTTTCATCCCTACCGCGAATTACGTAGACAAAGCACTTGATCGGCTTATCAGGTAGTTCGTTCGGGTCAGGCTCCCACTCAGAAGATTTTTTAAAACCAGCAAATTCCTTATCATTGAGGGTACCTGCCTGGAAGTTCTGATAGATGAGTTGATGGACATCCAGCCAAACCATCGACTTTTTGACGAGTTTCCAGGTTTTAGGTACCCCTCTGACTGGCAAATAGGTTTTCGCCCAGAATCCTTTGTCAATCGTGTCTTTGGGATTCTCGTACCCTAATAAACTCGCACTGGGATGGAAGGGCCCCAAGCCCTCGACATACGTGAGCGGCAAGTTCATCTTTTCGCCAACTTTTTCATCATCGCGCTGAGTCTGACAGGAAACAAGACCAATGAAGGCACAGAAGAGAAGGCAAGTGATGACTTTCATATCTAGGAATATTGTGCAGCTTAAAGCTAGCAGGAAAAAACCTGAGAATCAATTACAACCGGAACTTACCCATTCGTCGCCCAATTCCTTGAACTCACCCTCCTGAACGTTCCTACCCCCTTTCCGGTTATATCCCTGATTCGGCCCTCCGCCCGAATCATTTTTTTTAGGTCAAAACCAACCTCCATCAAGAATTTACATACTATGGAAAAGATACACGCCACCACCGTCCTCGGCGTATTGCATAACGGACAACTGGCCCTGGGAGCCGATGGACAAGCCACCATGGGCAATACCGTCGCCAAAAGCAATGTCAAAAAAGTACGCGCCCTGCAAGGCGGCAAGATTCTGGTCGGCTTCGCGGGCTCCACGGCGGATGCCTTTTCGCTGCTGGAAAAATTCGAGGAAAAACTCAACGCCTACGGCGGCAACATGAAGCGTGCCGCCATCGAACTCGCCAAAGACTGGCGCACTGACCGCTACCTACGTAAACTGGAAGCCATGCTGATCACGGCCAACAAGGAAGAAATCCTGGTCATTTCGGGTACGGGTGACGTACTGGAACCCGAAAACGGGATTGCGGCCATCGGTTCCGGAGGCAACTTTGCCCTCTCGGCTGCCACTGCTTTGAAAAAACATGCTACCCAACTCACGGCCGAGGAAATGGTCCGCGAG is from Salmonirosea aquatica and encodes:
- a CDS encoding pyruvate dehydrogenase complex dihydrolipoamide acetyltransferase, whose protein sequence is MAEVIRMPKMSDTMEEGVIAEWHKKVGDEVKSGDILAEVETDKATMDMEAYQEGTLLYIGVQKGDAVPVNGVMAVVGEKGEDYKALLDEKANGSNGQSEGKAEEKKEDKPAVSANGTEKITPKELKSAPKAAKPAPSQEKINATLIRMPKMSDTMEEGVLVSWQKKVGDKVASGDILAEVETDKATMDLEAYEEGTLLFTGIKEGEAVPVNSIIAVIGEEGADFQALIDRENGSGDAEEEKATDHPETVTPSAESPSSGGTSTVSAEDSGDRIKASPLARRLAEEKGINLSQVEGSGDNGRIIKRDVDEFKPSAQPAPAAEKAQSAPAPAKAPSPEVAPAGNYEDLPISQMRKTIARRLSDSLFTAPHFYLTMEINMDKAMALRPTLNAVSTSKISFNDMVIKACAIALRQHPAVNSAWLGDKIRKYDFVNIGVAIAVEEGLLVPVVRDADKKTLSVISGEVKEYAGKAKDKKLQPKDWEGNTFSVSNLGMFGIDEFTAIINPPDSCILAVGTIKQTAAFKEDGSVYPVNIMKVTLSCDHRVVDGATGAQFLQTVKKLLEEPMSMLV
- a CDS encoding helix-turn-helix transcriptional regulator, with protein sequence MNRLDRLTALLIQLQSKRIVKSQEVAERFGISLRTVYRDIRTLELAGVPLIGEAGIGYSIMQGYRLPPVQFTREEAMSFVTAEKLVNKLTDPETRTSYQSALYKIKSVLRSTDKELLDDLSDRIAVVDDPYLPKDRHQMSIETILNCISEKKVIRLHYISMTSPDMTERIIEPVGIYSSGAYWYLIAWCRLREGYRNFRTDRVQSMEVLSERFETLHPALQSFIERTRRERTLHKAVIRLDRVAQRYLGDHHYYNGFVSQTDAGDQIEMTFLTESLNGLAHWFVWLGQAADIVEPEELKELVLEKLEKTRQRLLTKVSEPC
- a CDS encoding DinB family protein translates to MISFIEAFQKELADESKETHRMLAIVPADKMDWQPHPKSMTIKALSTHLADIASWISAILDQDEWDLAKAEEPVDCKNAEDLLKKFDKGLSRSQEALSHASDAVLQKRWLLRAGDDVYLDIEKWEAIRHAFGQNAHHRAQLGVFLRLLDIPIPGPYGPSADEMAMMAAEEQS
- a CDS encoding BlaI/MecI/CopY family transcriptional regulator codes for the protein MKLTETEETLMGYLWQLGKAFMKDLLDAYPEPKPAPTTVATLLRRMIDKHFVAYTEFGNSRQYYPLVSKHDYFTTHLDGLITNFFDNSSAQFASFFTQSSNLTKAELEDLKKIIDDQIKKRNA
- a CDS encoding M56 family metallopeptidase, with amino-acid sequence MITYLLKVTLCSGCLLLFYRLVLEREKMFRFNRFYLLGTLMLSLVLPWVPLEILVAQNLFTPPPAAVALAEQGIQARYTVALISEPDLSQSFQWSWLVGTLYVLVSGGLLFRFSRNIIRLVQSIRTHEVRGLEKMKLVLVNEPTLPHSFLNYVFLSKGTFLQGTLEREILDHERAHVRQLHTLDILLIEFLKVIFWFNPAFYLYRNAIALNHEFLADEAVIDACRDVPTYQYLLLQKATYVSDQPFTSQFNYSFTKKRFVMMNRQTSHRRSLLIKGTLVPLLAVIFFAFSDLTLAQIAPPPPPVEKAPPPPPIERGTSSDAVKEYNALVDKYIDRSKKRDFIQEPSKVDGDRMETLLAAMTQEQKVSLDYTIHKIKPLFRATPTEAEYEKYKNPQVYGVWIDEKKVPNTALDKYKPTDFSQVFVSKVYPNAQPKTGYKYKYQLDLMTNAHYEKYRKETLENPKKYIVLKKDRF